A window of Bacteroidetes bacterium SB0662_bin_6 contains these coding sequences:
- a CDS encoding site-specific DNA-methyltransferase, producing the protein MNFDFPQDKQMYRTPCGLQLCGDSLELLAHLPDQSVDLIMTSPPFALLRQKAYGNKGQDQYVEWLGRFGEAAYRVLKDSGSFVLDLGGAYKRGKPVRSLYNYHVLLDFCDRLGYELAEEFFWFNPSKLPSPIEWVNKRKIRAKDAVNTVWWFSRSTEPKADVTKVLVPYSKRMKTLLENPGKFYQPKERPSGHDIARAFARDNGGAIPSNLLQIPNTESNSSYLRLCNMLGRRSHPARFPSALPQFFIQFLTDPEDLVVDIFSGSNTTGQAAEQLGRRWLSMDVSREYAALSALRFMDAWSDAEVHQTITRLDAGEAVDLCLGLVFQAPLWSGSTR; encoded by the coding sequence ATGAATTTTGACTTCCCCCAGGACAAGCAGATGTACCGGACGCCCTGCGGCCTTCAGTTGTGCGGTGACAGCTTGGAGTTGTTGGCGCACCTGCCGGATCAGTCCGTGGATTTAATCATGACCAGCCCTCCCTTTGCGCTGCTGCGACAGAAGGCATACGGCAATAAAGGCCAGGATCAGTATGTCGAGTGGCTAGGAAGGTTTGGAGAAGCTGCATACCGTGTGCTGAAGGATAGCGGCAGCTTCGTTCTGGACCTGGGCGGGGCCTACAAGCGCGGCAAGCCGGTACGCTCGCTCTACAACTATCACGTACTTTTAGACTTTTGCGACCGTCTCGGCTACGAATTGGCAGAAGAATTTTTCTGGTTCAATCCGTCGAAGCTGCCGTCGCCAATCGAATGGGTCAACAAGCGCAAGATCCGAGCCAAGGATGCCGTAAATACTGTCTGGTGGTTTTCCCGATCAACTGAGCCAAAAGCGGACGTTACGAAAGTGTTGGTACCGTACTCGAAGCGGATGAAGACGTTGCTTGAGAACCCCGGCAAGTTCTACCAACCGAAGGAAAGACCTTCAGGGCACGACATCGCCAGGGCCTTCGCCAGAGACAACGGCGGTGCGATTCCCTCGAACCTGCTACAAATTCCCAATACGGAAAGCAATTCAAGCTACCTGCGACTGTGCAACATGCTGGGCCGAAGAAGCCATCCCGCACGGTTCCCCAGCGCACTACCACAGTTCTTCATACAATTCCTTACCGACCCGGAAGATCTGGTGGTGGACATTTTCTCCGGGTCGAACACCACCGGTCAAGCGGCAGAGCAACTCGGCCGCCGTTGGCTCAGCATGGACGTCAGTCGCGAGTACGCTGCCCTCTCGGCTTTACGCTTCATGGATGCCTGGAGCGATGCGGAGGTTCATCAAACCATCACACGGCTTGACGCTGGTGAAGCCGTTGATCTATGTCTCGGCCTAGTGTTTCAGGCACCCCTGTGGTCAGGCTCAACTAGGTAG